The Saprospiraceae bacterium genome includes a window with the following:
- a CDS encoding carboxypeptidase regulatory-like domain-containing protein encodes MANTSDDTKDSDANVTNGRTQNYTLNPGDNNPTVDAGYVPNGKIGDFVWEDKNGNGQQDSGELGIPGVTVQLLDQNNNVIRTTTTSSTGAYEFDNLPPGTYYVQ; translated from the coding sequence ATCGCCAACACGTCAGATGATACCAAAGACAGTGATGCCAATGTAACCAATGGAAGAACCCAAAATTACACACTCAATCCGGGTGACAATAATCCAACAGTCGATGCAGGTTATGTTCCAAATGGCAAGATCGGAGATTTTGTATGGGAAGATAAAAATGGTAATGGACAGCAAGACAGCGGAGAACTGGGAATCCCAGGTGTTACTGTACAGTTGTTGGATCAAAACAATAACGTCATTCGAACCACGACCACGAGTAGTACAGGTGCATACGAATTTGATAATCTGCCTCCGGGCACATACTATGTGCAGTGA
- a CDS encoding helix-turn-helix domain-containing protein produces the protein MPANIITTDDLRQFKIELFDELKQLLGQRTESNSREYLKSSEVSKLLNISLSKLQHLRIAKVLSYTRVGATIYYKREDIHQLLESNKKQAKPKSLSIFQK, from the coding sequence ATGCCTGCAAACATCATCACCACCGACGATCTCAGACAGTTCAAAATAGAACTATTTGATGAACTCAAACAACTCCTGGGTCAGCGCACCGAGTCCAATTCAAGAGAGTATCTCAAATCTTCTGAAGTATCAAAACTTCTAAATATTTCCCTTTCCAAGCTTCAGCATCTGCGCATTGCAAAAGTATTGTCGTATACCAGGGTTGGCGCTACAATTTATTATAAACGTGAAGACATTCACCAGTTGCTTGAGAGTAACAAAAAGCAAGCAAAACCTAAATCTCTTTCCATTTTTCAAAAGTGA
- a CDS encoding carboxypeptidase regulatory-like domain-containing protein, whose product MSPVVNLAGGDNNTTIDAGYYKLAQIGNFVWEDRNANGVQDAFEPGIEGVTVNLTGTDVFGVPVNKTTTTDASGLYEFTNLVPGTYTVTFVRPGSAYKSSPSNSSPDDAADSDADPVSGSAAPELLVSGEDNRTIDAGFYRCSNVGDYVWVDQGGIKDVQDAGDVGMSGVKVELYSTNNPSVPVQTMFTKQNPNDATKNGYYNFEICQLGTYFIKVHKPENYDFVTPNQGSDDAKDSDVIDFPNQTTLLFTVGYAVTITDIDAGIKSKALPVILKDFTGRWNQTDDVNELAWTTMTEVNNDYFEIERSVNKGDFEVVGRVKGKGNSTEINVYKLTDREISRNGDYVYRLRQVDHDGNESMYGPLSIKVERDNTGRKLTVYPNPTKGAYTIEIQASEGQRVTADIYDSTGKKLRSKIIDSVSDGELIKYQDTGLELGKGMYYIVLNVDGVLTSKPLIVIE is encoded by the coding sequence TTGAGTCCTGTAGTCAATCTGGCAGGAGGAGATAATAATACAACGATAGACGCAGGATATTACAAACTGGCGCAGATTGGTAACTTTGTATGGGAGGATAGAAATGCCAACGGAGTACAAGATGCCTTTGAGCCTGGAATTGAGGGCGTGACGGTCAATCTTACGGGAACAGATGTATTTGGAGTACCTGTAAATAAGACAACGACAACCGATGCAAGTGGTTTGTATGAATTTACCAATCTGGTACCGGGTACTTACACAGTGACATTTGTCAGACCAGGTTCGGCGTATAAATCATCACCATCGAATTCCAGTCCGGACGATGCAGCAGATAGCGATGCTGATCCCGTAAGCGGCTCGGCGGCTCCGGAGTTATTAGTGTCAGGTGAGGATAACAGAACGATCGACGCAGGCTTTTACAGATGTTCCAATGTAGGTGATTATGTTTGGGTAGACCAGGGAGGTATAAAGGATGTACAGGATGCAGGAGATGTAGGAATGAGTGGAGTAAAGGTCGAATTGTATTCTACGAACAATCCTTCGGTGCCGGTACAAACGATGTTTACCAAACAAAATCCGAATGATGCCACTAAAAACGGATATTACAATTTTGAAATATGTCAATTGGGAACATATTTTATAAAAGTACATAAGCCTGAAAATTATGATTTTGTAACACCGAATCAAGGATCAGATGATGCCAAAGATAGCGATGTGATAGATTTTCCAAATCAGACGACCTTACTATTTACAGTGGGCTATGCAGTGACGATAACCGATATAGATGCCGGAATAAAATCAAAAGCCCTACCTGTAATACTCAAAGACTTTACGGGAAGATGGAATCAGACTGATGATGTTAATGAGCTTGCGTGGACAACAATGACAGAGGTCAATAATGATTATTTTGAGATAGAAAGAAGTGTGAATAAGGGAGATTTTGAGGTAGTAGGCCGTGTAAAAGGAAAAGGAAATAGTACGGAGATCAATGTGTACAAGCTTACAGATAGAGAAATCAGCAGGAATGGTGATTACGTGTATCGTTTGAGACAAGTGGATCATGATGGCAATGAAAGCATGTATGGACCACTATCGATAAAAGTAGAAAGAGACAATACAGGTAGAAAGCTGACAGTATATCCAAACCCAACAAAAGGAGCCTATACGATAGAAATCCAGGCATCAGAGGGACAAAGAGTGACAGCAGATATCTATGATAGTACCGGCAAGAAGCTGAGAAGTAAGATCATAGACAGTGTCTCTGACGGAGAATTAATAAAGTACCAGGATACAGGATTAGAGTTAGGTAAAGGAATGTACTACATTGTGCTCAATGTGGATGGTGTTCTGACCAGCAAACCATTGATAGTGATTGAGTAA
- a CDS encoding lysophospholipid acyltransferase family protein → MLKSKIIYHDQDRWEGYFLNQRSVIVTASHYGNWEVNLVAFPALTRMKVVAFYKPMSGSDVDKIMFDARSKFGLLLYPIQLTARVMQELKMEKVLYIFLGDQSPLNMNGVYWNSFLNQCTPWLTGAEKLAKKYNYPVVYLSQKPIIASDVWYELEFHLISDHSADTEVGEITEKYSRILEAEIKQNPEYWLWSHNRWKRADHKYLAGNSSFD, encoded by the coding sequence ATGCTAAAATCAAAAATAATTTATCATGACCAAGATCGTTGGGAAGGATATTTCCTAAATCAAAGGAGTGTAATTGTGACTGCATCTCATTACGGAAACTGGGAGGTTAATTTGGTTGCTTTTCCGGCATTGACACGGATGAAAGTTGTGGCATTTTACAAGCCAATGTCAGGTTCTGATGTAGATAAAATAATGTTTGATGCCAGATCAAAATTTGGATTGCTCCTTTATCCGATCCAACTTACTGCCAGAGTCATGCAAGAATTAAAAATGGAAAAAGTCTTATATATTTTTTTGGGAGATCAATCACCATTAAATATGAATGGAGTCTATTGGAATTCCTTCTTGAATCAGTGTACCCCATGGTTGACAGGGGCAGAAAAACTGGCAAAAAAATACAATTATCCAGTGGTATATCTCTCTCAAAAGCCAATTATCGCAAGTGATGTATGGTATGAGTTGGAATTTCACCTTATATCCGACCATTCTGCCGACACCGAAGTAGGAGAGATTACTGAAAAATATTCAAGAATACTTGAAGCAGAAATTAAACAAAATCCTGAATATTGGCTTTGGTCACACAATCGATGGAAAAGAGCAGACCATAAATATTTGGCTGGTAACTCATCATTTGACTGA
- a CDS encoding ATP-binding protein — translation MEFLSLIHQQYLKNLKFSFKRDLLDQIDWTNRMIGITGARGVGKTTLLLQYIKQTFGFSEDVLYLTMDHIQLSGVSLLDVAAFHFGKGGTHLVIDEIHKSKSWSGELKTIYDLYPGLHVVFTSSSILEIYKGQADLSRRVILYDMEGLSFREYLQIETGINLEILNIKEVISQHIEISHEILNKGIKPLKHFKNYLQYGYYPFYLENLSAYPIKLLNIINLTLEVDLVSIKNVDPVSIPKIKKLINILANSVPFQPNVSKLAGSIEITRNTLLLYFQYLAQAKILNLLQESGSTYSYIAKPEKVLLHNPNLMACLQPNNLNSGSIRETFFVNSISPLHLVNTSSRGDFMLDDTYVFEVGGHSKTNKQISGLPDSFLAVDDIEIGSRNKIPLWLFGFLK, via the coding sequence ATGGAATTTTTATCACTTATACACCAGCAATATCTTAAAAATTTAAAATTCTCCTTCAAAAGAGACTTACTGGACCAAATTGACTGGACTAACAGAATGATCGGAATAACAGGTGCAAGAGGTGTAGGTAAAACAACTCTGCTACTTCAATACATAAAACAAACTTTTGGATTCTCTGAAGATGTATTATATTTAACTATGGATCATATCCAACTCAGCGGTGTTTCACTATTGGATGTGGCAGCTTTCCACTTTGGTAAGGGAGGAACGCACCTGGTCATTGATGAAATACATAAAAGTAAAAGTTGGAGTGGTGAGTTAAAGACAATTTATGATTTATATCCCGGCTTGCATGTCGTTTTTACGAGTTCTTCTATATTGGAAATATACAAAGGCCAGGCCGATCTTAGCAGAAGGGTGATACTATATGATATGGAAGGGCTTTCGTTTAGAGAATACTTGCAAATAGAAACAGGTATCAATCTGGAAATATTAAATATCAAAGAAGTAATATCACAACATATTGAAATATCACATGAGATTTTAAACAAAGGAATCAAACCTTTAAAACACTTCAAAAATTACCTGCAGTATGGGTACTACCCATTTTATCTGGAAAACCTGAGTGCATATCCCATCAAGTTATTGAATATTATAAATCTGACTTTAGAAGTGGATTTGGTTAGTATAAAAAATGTGGACCCGGTTAGCATTCCTAAAATTAAGAAGTTGATCAACATATTAGCCAACTCTGTTCCTTTTCAACCCAATGTAAGTAAACTTGCCGGAAGCATAGAAATTACCAGAAATACACTGCTGCTATATTTTCAATATTTAGCTCAGGCTAAGATTTTAAATTTGTTGCAGGAAAGCGGAAGTACTTACAGCTACATAGCAAAGCCTGAAAAAGTACTTTTACACAATCCAAATCTAATGGCATGCCTTCAGCCAAATAATTTAAATTCAGGAAGCATTAGGGAGACATTTTTTGTAAATTCAATATCTCCATTACATTTGGTTAATACATCCAGCAGAGGTGATTTTATGCTAGATGATACCTACGTATTTGAGGTTGGTGGTCATTCAAAAACTAATAAACAAATCTCAGGACTACCGGATAGTTTTTTAGCGGTTGATGATATTGAGATCGGAAGCAGGAATAAAATCCCATTGTGGTTATTTGGGTTTTTAAAATGA
- a CDS encoding endonuclease — MSLTAKLGIQTEHLFPRSFGAASHPALGDLHHLVPTKASINTLRRNAPFADIPDDQTKYWIHKDKVLTTIPRTQIHQYSESKSNAFEPIEFQKETLPGLYFTFTLSTNLKLIKRAKPFSLLCSPISAVGIDRTKQNSTEIKRSMTIARIQSNVNPFVFDPSLVERCYCNTFPALLEKTYTVNIYPNPLKGLFYIDI; from the coding sequence TTGTCTCTGACAGCTAAACTGGGCATCCAAACCGAACACTTATTTCCCAGATCTTTTGGCGCAGCATCACATCCGGCACTAGGAGATCTCCATCACCTGGTACCTACCAAAGCCAGCATCAATACACTTCGACGAAATGCCCCATTTGCAGATATTCCTGATGATCAAACCAAATACTGGATCCATAAAGACAAAGTTTTGACTACAATACCCAGAACACAAATTCACCAGTACTCTGAATCCAAATCTAATGCTTTTGAACCGATTGAATTTCAAAAGGAGACATTGCCAGGTCTATATTTTACTTTTACACTTTCTACCAATCTGAAGCTGATAAAAAGAGCAAAACCTTTTTCACTTCTATGCTCCCCGATCTCTGCCGTTGGCATCGATCGGACAAAGCAGAACTCCACAGAAATCAAACGATCCATGACCATCGCCCGCATCCAATCCAATGTAAATCCATTTGTTTTTGACCCATCACTCGTTGAACGATGTTATTGCAATACTTTTCCAGCTTTACTGGAAAAAACCTACACTGTCAATATCTATCCCAATCCTTTAAAAGGACTTTTTTACATCGATATTTAG
- a CDS encoding carboxypeptidase regulatory-like domain-containing protein: MTPPTGYSVTTPNSGNDNTDSDILVGSNTTGAINLGAGQTNLTIDAGLLRPASLGDYVWEDRNGNGVQDSGEPGIPGVTVMLEDASGNPARDINNNIITATTTGANGQYQFTNLKPGVVYVVKFTTPSGYQPSSADRGGDDTKDSDANTSTGKTPGVTLESGQNNPTIDAGYYKPASLGDFVWDDTNGNGRQDAGEPGISGLTVTLTGTAGDGTIVNLTTSTGPDGSYSFTNLKPGTYTVTFTKPTGTAFTGQDNGTDDKDSDASPTTGSTTAITLLSGQNNTTVDAGVTRPASLGDYVWEDRNGNGVQDSGEPGISGVTVSLEDASGNPARDINNNIIPGTTTGTNGQYQFTNLKPGVVYVVKFTAPTGYQPTSADRGSDDTKDSDANVTTGKAAGVTLTGGQNNPTIDAGYYRPATIGDFVWRTKTVTVYRMRANQE; this comes from the coding sequence GTGACACCACCGACAGGATATAGCGTCACCACACCAAATAGTGGAAATGATAACACGGATAGTGATATTTTAGTAGGCAGCAATACGACAGGAGCGATTAACTTAGGCGCAGGTCAAACTAATTTGACGATAGATGCAGGTTTACTGAGGCCAGCGAGTTTAGGAGATTATGTATGGGAGGATAGAAACGGCAATGGCGTACAAGACAGTGGTGAGCCCGGCATACCGGGAGTTACAGTGATGTTGGAGGATGCAAGTGGCAATCCAGCAAGAGATATCAATAACAATATCATAACTGCGACGACTACAGGTGCCAATGGTCAATATCAGTTTACAAACTTAAAACCAGGTGTAGTATATGTAGTAAAATTTACCACACCGAGTGGTTACCAACCGAGCAGTGCAGACAGAGGCGGAGACGACACCAAAGACAGTGATGCGAACACCAGCACAGGTAAAACACCAGGAGTGACTTTAGAAAGTGGACAAAACAATCCGACGATCGACGCAGGATATTACAAACCAGCCAGTCTTGGAGATTTTGTGTGGGATGATACCAATGGCAATGGCAGACAAGACGCTGGAGAGCCAGGGATCAGCGGACTCACAGTGACCTTGACTGGAACAGCGGGAGATGGAACGATAGTCAATCTGACCACTTCGACAGGCCCAGATGGAAGCTATAGCTTTACCAATCTGAAGCCAGGAACATATACGGTTACATTTACCAAACCGACAGGAACAGCTTTTACAGGCCAAGACAATGGAACAGATGACAAAGATAGTGATGCAAGTCCTACGACAGGAAGTACCACCGCAATCACCTTATTAAGTGGACAAAACAATACCACAGTGGATGCGGGAGTTACCAGACCAGCAAGCTTAGGAGATTATGTATGGGAAGACAGAAACGGCAACGGCGTACAAGATAGTGGTGAGCCAGGTATATCAGGAGTGACTGTAAGCTTAGAAGATGCAAGTGGTAATCCAGCAAGAGATATCAATAACAATATCATACCGGGTACAACCACAGGCACCAATGGCCAGTATCAATTTACGAACCTGAAACCAGGAGTCGTGTATGTAGTGAAATTTACAGCACCAACGGGATATCAACCGACGAGCGCAGACAGAGGAAGTGATGATACCAAAGACAGTGATGCTAATGTTACGACAGGTAAAGCTGCAGGTGTGACGCTGACAGGCGGTCAAAATAACCCAACGATAGATGCAGGATATTACCGTCCAGCGACGATAGGTGACTTTGTATGGAGGACAAAAACGGTAACGGTATACAGGATGCGGGCGAACCAGGAATAG
- a CDS encoding carboxypeptidase regulatory-like domain-containing protein, which translates to MGDFVWHDLNANGVQDAGEPGIGGVTVRLFNSSGMQEAFTVTAANGSYSFTGLTPGSYSVKFDTPNGYIVTPRDMGAMIPKIVMPIRSLD; encoded by the coding sequence TTGGGTGATTTTGTATGGCATGATTTGAATGCCAATGGCGTACAAGATGCAGGAGAGCCAGGAATAGGAGGAGTAACCGTGAGATTGTTCAATAGCAGCGGCATGCAGGAAGCGTTTACAGTCACAGCAGCGAATGGATCATACAGCTTTACGGGCTTGACACCTGGAAGTTACAGTGTGAAGTTTGATACTCCAAATGGCTATATAGTGACACCAAGAGATATGGGGGCAATGATACCAAAGATAGTGATGCCAATCCGGTCACTGGATTGA